In one window of Hevea brasiliensis isolate MT/VB/25A 57/8 chromosome 10, ASM3005281v1, whole genome shotgun sequence DNA:
- the LOC110660138 gene encoding transcription factor MYB10, whose product MVRAAFFDKNGLKKGAWSPEEDDKLKAYIMKYGHWNWRELPKFAGLSRCGKSCRLRWMNYLRPGVKYGNYSKEEGALIMKLHKQLGNKWSKIAAELPGRTDNEIKNYWHTHLKKRTKESQSATRLKEKCSMEQSSEIAKCEVNSKNEDLKDESSVPNNPLHPILESSPLSPEPSSNELSYLTSDSSLVTVSGTSSSSNWIAGDGLLSFETFESTSEDFWTQPFVADPDGYRLPLPEGGLGSSYLTSYDDVMDLFYQGMQDVGGISSAADILHICAPQPIGWLNMQ is encoded by the exons ATGGTGAGAGCTGCATTCTTTGACAAAAATGGACTCAAGAAAGGTGCTTGGAGTCCGGAAGAAGACGACAAGCTAAAAGCTTATATTATGAAATATGGCCATTGGAACTGGCGTGAACTTCCCAAGTTTGCAG GACTGTCAAGGTGCGGCAAGAGTTGCAGACTAAGATGGATGAATTACCTTCGTCCAGGTGTAAAATATGGAAACTACTCCAAAGAAGAAGGGGCTTTAATAATGAAATTGCATAAACAATTAGGAAATAA ATGGTCGAAGATAGCTGCAGAATTACCAGGAAGAACAGACAATGAGATTAAAAACTACTGGCACACCCATCTGAAGAAACGCACAAAGGAAAGCCAAAGCGCAACTAGGCTGAAAGAGAAATGCTCAATGGAGCAATCAAGTGAAATTGCCAAATGTGAGGTCAACAGCAAGAATGAAGATCTGAAAGATGAGAGTTCCGTCCCAAATAATCCACTGCACCCAATATTAGAAAGCTCCCCGTTATCCCCAGAGCCTTCTTCTAATGAACTTTCTTATTTGACCTCTGATTCTTCTCTGGTTACAGTATCCGGTACAAGTTCAAGTTCAAACTGGATTGCAGGAGATGGTCTACTTTCCTTTGAAACATTTGAAAGCACTAGTGAAGATTTCTGGACACAACCGTTTGTAGCCGACCCGGATGGATATAGGTTACCCTTGCCAGAGGGGGGACTTGGATCTTCGTATTTGACAAGCTATGACGATGTTATGGATTTGTTCTACCAGGGGATGCAAGACGTCGGAGGAATTAGTTCAGCGGCAGACATCTTGCACATATGTGCACCACAGCCGATCGGTTGGTTGAACATGCAATAA